The proteins below come from a single Gordonia pseudamarae genomic window:
- a CDS encoding DHA2 family efflux MFS transporter permease subunit translates to MSSTTGNSPATTETPPGGPLDRKVLLIAGVVVLGAIMSILDVTIVAVAQNTFQQEFGTDAAGAAWTMTGYTLALAAVIPLSSWAVARFGARNVYLTSLVLFTIGSALCAMASSIGMLVAFRVIQGLGGGLLMPVGMMILTKAAGPDRVGSVMAVLGIPMLLGPIAGPILGGLLIETASWHWVFLINVPVGIVAFVYSWIILRDKEETSRPSIDIVGLMLLSPGLALFLYGISTSAEEGTFIAAKVLVPAAVGLVLILAFIAHALRSKAPLLDLRLFRNRTLSISVIAMTLFMIAFFGAALLYPQYFIGIRGESTLSAGLLLAPQGIGAMLTMPIAGRLTDKMGPGKFVLGGLVLIALGVGTFTFLAADSSYWLLCGALFVQGMGMGMTMMPIMSAALATLKTEQVPDGSTLVNVVQQTASSIGTAIISVLLASNLAAHAESKLAIASNAAPEQYDKLVAAGQAPAEVPAQWLDWGASAFAGAFVVSAVLIVVTFVPAFFLPRKRVATAESVPVLMH, encoded by the coding sequence ATGTCCTCAACCACCGGCAATTCGCCGGCGACCACCGAGACGCCACCGGGCGGTCCACTCGACCGCAAGGTGTTGCTCATCGCCGGTGTCGTCGTCCTCGGCGCCATCATGTCGATCCTCGACGTCACCATCGTCGCGGTCGCGCAGAACACCTTCCAGCAGGAATTCGGCACCGACGCGGCGGGGGCCGCATGGACGATGACCGGCTACACCCTGGCCCTGGCCGCGGTGATCCCGCTCTCGAGCTGGGCGGTGGCCCGGTTCGGCGCACGCAACGTGTACCTGACCTCACTTGTGCTGTTCACCATCGGATCGGCCTTGTGCGCGATGGCCTCCAGCATCGGAATGCTGGTGGCGTTCCGGGTGATCCAGGGCCTCGGCGGCGGTCTGTTGATGCCCGTCGGCATGATGATCCTGACCAAGGCGGCCGGCCCCGATCGCGTCGGTTCGGTGATGGCGGTGCTCGGTATCCCGATGCTGCTCGGCCCCATCGCCGGCCCCATCCTCGGCGGATTGCTCATCGAGACCGCCAGCTGGCACTGGGTGTTCCTGATCAACGTGCCGGTCGGCATCGTCGCCTTCGTATACTCATGGATCATCCTGCGCGACAAGGAAGAAACCAGCCGGCCGTCCATCGACATCGTCGGCCTGATGTTGCTCTCCCCCGGCCTGGCGCTGTTCCTGTACGGCATCTCCACCAGCGCCGAAGAGGGAACCTTCATCGCGGCCAAGGTCCTCGTCCCGGCCGCCGTCGGCCTGGTGCTGATCCTGGCCTTCATCGCCCACGCGCTGCGCAGCAAGGCCCCGCTGCTGGATCTGCGTCTGTTCCGTAACCGGACGCTGTCGATCTCGGTGATCGCGATGACCCTGTTCATGATCGCGTTCTTCGGTGCGGCGCTGCTGTACCCGCAGTACTTCATCGGCATCCGCGGCGAATCGACCCTGTCGGCGGGCCTGCTGCTGGCCCCGCAGGGCATCGGCGCGATGCTGACGATGCCGATCGCCGGTCGGCTCACCGACAAGATGGGCCCCGGAAAGTTCGTCCTGGGCGGCCTGGTCCTGATCGCGCTCGGTGTGGGCACCTTCACCTTCCTGGCGGCCGACAGTTCCTACTGGCTGCTGTGCGGTGCGCTGTTCGTGCAGGGCATGGGTATGGGCATGACCATGATGCCGATCATGTCGGCGGCGCTGGCCACCCTGAAGACCGAGCAGGTTCCCGACGGCTCGACGCTGGTGAACGTCGTCCAGCAGACCGCCTCGTCGATAGGCACCGCCATCATCTCGGTGCTGCTCGCCTCCAACCTGGCCGCGCACGCCGAGTCGAAGCTGGCGATCGCCTCGAACGCCGCACCCGAGCAGTACGACAAGCTCGTCGCGGCCGGTCAGGCACCGGCCGAGGTGCCCGCCCAGTGGCTGGATTGGGGCGCCTCCGCCTTCGCCGGAGCGTTCGTCGTCTCCGCCGTGCTCATCGTGGTCACCTTCGTCCCGGCGTTCTTCCTGCCGCGCAAGCGCGTGGCCACCGCCGAGTCGGTGCCCGTGCTGATGCACTGA
- a CDS encoding MarR family winged helix-turn-helix transcriptional regulator yields the protein MPSDIEPDTDPLTPAGLDPAASPDPPAKPPGPDSVEAVSNALVEFLDRMFITCRTDALDSLASTELSFSQVRVLFTLGFHNIPLPVNEIAEHVNLSVAAAGRTIDKLVTAGLVDRREDTTDRRIKRISLSADGRHFVDSHSAFRHDAIRNFVTALPTGDRLRLGAAITPILVDDCFPRPQQVTQHTPQENQ from the coding sequence ATGCCATCGGACATCGAGCCGGACACCGATCCCCTTACGCCGGCAGGCCTCGACCCCGCCGCCTCCCCGGATCCACCCGCGAAACCTCCAGGCCCCGATTCCGTCGAAGCCGTCTCCAACGCACTGGTCGAGTTCCTCGACCGGATGTTCATCACCTGCCGCACCGATGCGCTGGACTCGCTGGCCAGCACCGAACTGAGCTTCTCCCAGGTACGCGTGCTGTTCACCCTCGGCTTCCACAACATCCCGCTCCCGGTCAACGAGATAGCCGAACACGTCAACCTGTCGGTGGCGGCGGCCGGGCGCACCATCGACAAGCTCGTGACCGCCGGACTCGTCGACCGCCGCGAGGACACCACCGACCGCCGCATCAAACGCATCTCGCTCAGTGCCGACGGCCGCCACTTCGTCGACTCGCATTCGGCGTTCCGCCATGACGCGATCCGCAACTTCGTCACCGCCCTGCCCACCGGCGACCGGCTACGCCTCGGCGCGGCGATCACCCCGATCCTCGTCGACGACTGCTTTCCCCGTCCGCAGCAGGTAACCCAGCACACACCACAGGAGAACCAGTGA
- a CDS encoding DHA2 family efflux MFS transporter permease subunit, with the protein MTDSPAGDAPPHKTTLDKQVLVIAGVVVLGAIMSILDVTVVSVAQNTFQNEFGTDAAGAAWTMTGYTLALAAVIPLSAWAAGRFGTKRVFLTSVILFTLGSALCALATSIELLVAFRMLQGLGGGLLMPIGMMILTKAAGPERMGSVMAALGIPMLLGPIAGPILGGFLIEQLSWHWIFLINLPIGVIAFIYAAVVLDKNFEPARSTIDVIGLLLLSPGLALFLFGLSGSAEEGTFASTRVLLPAAIGLALIAGFVMHALRTEKPLLDLRLFTNHTLRTALITMTMFAIAFFGSTLLFPQYFIGVRGEGTMMAGLLLAPQGIGAMVTMPIAGRLTDRMGPGKFVLAGVTLIFLGLIPLTFLAADTSYWLIGAALFVQGLGMGMTMTPIMTSALAKLRPTQVPHGSTLLNVTQQTASSIGTALFSVLLATNLSSHKESGLAILSNASEEDYAELVKAGVAPPQPQEQWFEWAASAFGTTFIVACILVAATVIPAFFLPRTRIAPADDAPPMIAH; encoded by the coding sequence GTGACCGATTCACCCGCCGGCGACGCGCCGCCGCACAAGACCACACTCGACAAACAGGTACTCGTCATCGCCGGCGTCGTCGTGCTCGGCGCCATCATGTCGATCCTCGACGTCACCGTCGTGTCCGTCGCGCAGAACACCTTCCAGAACGAATTCGGCACCGACGCCGCCGGTGCCGCCTGGACGATGACCGGCTACACCCTGGCCCTGGCCGCGGTGATCCCACTCTCGGCGTGGGCCGCCGGTCGCTTCGGCACCAAGCGGGTATTCCTGACGTCGGTGATCCTGTTCACCCTCGGCTCGGCGCTGTGCGCGCTGGCCACCAGTATCGAACTGCTCGTCGCGTTCCGGATGCTTCAGGGCCTCGGCGGCGGTCTGCTCATGCCGATCGGCATGATGATCCTCACCAAGGCGGCCGGACCCGAACGGATGGGCTCGGTGATGGCCGCGCTCGGCATCCCCATGCTGCTCGGCCCGATCGCCGGCCCGATCCTCGGCGGCTTCCTGATCGAACAGCTCAGCTGGCACTGGATCTTCCTGATCAACCTGCCGATCGGAGTCATCGCCTTCATCTACGCGGCGGTGGTCCTGGACAAGAACTTCGAACCCGCGCGATCGACCATCGACGTGATCGGCCTTCTGCTGCTCTCCCCCGGCCTGGCACTGTTCCTGTTCGGTCTGTCCGGCAGCGCCGAGGAGGGCACCTTCGCCTCCACCCGGGTGCTGCTGCCCGCCGCCATCGGGCTCGCCCTGATCGCCGGGTTCGTCATGCACGCCCTGCGCACCGAGAAACCGCTGCTCGACCTGCGGTTGTTCACCAACCACACGCTGCGCACCGCGCTCATCACGATGACGATGTTCGCCATCGCGTTCTTCGGCTCCACCCTGCTGTTCCCGCAGTACTTCATCGGTGTGCGCGGTGAGGGCACGATGATGGCCGGGCTCCTGCTCGCGCCGCAGGGCATCGGCGCAATGGTGACGATGCCGATCGCCGGCCGGCTCACCGACCGGATGGGCCCGGGCAAGTTCGTCCTCGCCGGCGTCACGCTGATCTTCCTCGGCCTGATCCCGCTGACCTTCCTCGCCGCCGACACCTCGTACTGGCTGATCGGTGCGGCCCTGTTCGTGCAGGGCCTGGGCATGGGCATGACGATGACCCCGATCATGACCTCGGCCCTGGCCAAACTGCGCCCCACCCAGGTACCCCACGGATCGACCCTGCTGAACGTGACCCAGCAGACCGCGTCGTCGATCGGTACGGCACTGTTCTCGGTGCTGCTGGCCACCAACCTGAGCAGCCACAAGGAATCCGGGCTGGCCATCCTGTCGAACGCCTCGGAGGAGGACTACGCCGAACTGGTCAAGGCCGGTGTCGCACCGCCGCAGCCGCAGGAACAGTGGTTCGAGTGGGCCGCATCGGCTTTCGGGACCACCTTCATCGTCGCCTGCATCCTGGTCGCCGCCACGGTCATCCCGGCGTTCTTCCTGCCGCGCACCCGGATCGCCCCGGCCGACGACGCGCCGCCCATGATCGCGCACTGA